The following is a genomic window from Marinobacter sp. NP-4(2019).
GTTACATCATCAGTTACGGTAAGGACCCCGAGAACCTGACCGAAAAGGTACGCATTGATAGTGCGGACACCATGGAGTACACCGTCACCAATCTGGATAATGGCACCTGGTACTTCACTATCCAGGTGGAAGATGTTGACGGGCTGATCAGCGAGCCTTCCCAACCCGTCAGCAAGACGATCCAGGGGTAACCTGAAGGGCTTGCTCAGGAATGGCCAAGGGGGTTGGTGACCGGCAGTTTGAGAGTAAATGCCGAGCCTTCCCCGATCTCTGAAGAGACACTGATCTCACCCCGATGTTTTTCCACCACCACATTCACAAATGATAGCCCCAGGCCGGTGCCGTGGATTCCGGACAGCTCACTGCTCTTCTGCCGGCGGTACCGGTCAAACAGGTGCGGCAGCTCTTCCGGTGCAATACCGCTGCCTTCATCGCTGACGGTCAGGCACGCCTGGTGGCCGGCAAGAAATACCTGGATGTTGACTGTGGAGCCTCTGGGGCTGTACTGAACCGCATTGGTCAGCAGGTTGATAACGGCTCGCTCCAGCAGTTCCGCATTACCTCTGAGCCAGAGATCTTCCGTACCCTGTAACACCAGCTGTATGCCTTTTTCCGCCGCCTGTTCGCTGACGCTGTCACGGGCATTTTCAACGATGGCCAGGAACTCGCATTCGTAGAACCGGGTTTCGGTCAGCTGTTCGGCCCGGGCCAACTGCACAAACTCCTCCGCCAGGTGATAGCTGCGGCGCGCCAGTCGACCGAGCTGCTCCAGTTGGGCCGGTTCAATTTGTCCGGGGTTGCGCTTCAGCTGCTCGATCAGGGCCAGTTGGGACACCAGGGGTGACCTGACATCGTGGGAAATAAAGTCGATGGCTTCGCGGTGCTGTCGTTGCTGCTCCCGTAGCTCCGAGATATCGGAGATATTGGCAATGATGCCGCTCTGGTGGCTTTCGGGCAGCGAGAATGGCGCAAAATGAATCAGGAAATCCTTTTCGCGGATGCGCAGATCCACCGTCCGGCTCTGATTCAGGGTGAGTGTCTCCGAAACGGTTTCGTGCCAGGGCGGGGTCTCCCGGGGATCGTGGCCTTCCAGCAAACGGGTCAGGGGAAGTCCGCTGAGGCTGGGCATGGGTTCCTGAAACCATTCCTCAATATGTCCGTTGGCAAAACGAATCACACCCAGTTCATCGGTCACGATGATACCGTCAGGCATCCGTTCAAAGCTGCGTCGGATAAACTTCTGCATATTGTTCATGCGTTCCGTGGCAACCCTGACCCGTTCGATCCGGGCGGAAACATTTTCCCTGGGTTGCGCGGGCCTGAGGCCGGTATCCTCCGATGCCAGTGAGAGCCTGCGCAAATAACGCTGAATCGCTTCCCGGCTGATATCATTCGGCAGCAATAAACCGAGGGTGTAATCCCTGCCGTAACGCCGCAGGCTGAGCCAGCTCTGATTGCTGGCGTGAGTCCATCGCCCCTGCTCCAGTGTGGGGATGTCGTCTGCTGTCAGCCGGCAGGCGGTATACACCTCGTTCCCTTCAGACAGCCACCAACCTTCCGGTTGCAGCAGTGCCCGGAAGTGTTCCAGTAATTGGGTGGGATGGCGCCGGGAGGGCTCCGGCAGGTGGACTTGTGGGCCGCGGGCCAGGTCATCCAGCTGGCGGTTGAGAAAGCGGTTGGTCATGGCCAGTCTCAGGCCGCTGGAGAGCGGGAACGCCAGTAAGGGCATCAGCAGGGCATGGGATACCGGTAGCCACAGTTCCGCACCGTACAACAGGGCTGTGTGGCCGATGATCACCGCGACCGCAATGGCCAGGCACAGACCCAGAGTTCTTGCCGGCCGCATTCTCGGTAAAAGCAGTGACAACAGTGCAATTGCCAGTACCGCAATAGCCAGCGATGCCTCCTCTGGGAGCGCCCTGATCAGCTCATCGCTGACAAGGGCGGAGTAGGTGTTGGCATGAAATTCAACCCCGGGCATGGGGCGATTGAGGCCTGAAAAGGGGGTTGGCAGGATGTCGCCGAACCCC
Proteins encoded in this region:
- a CDS encoding fibronectin type III domain-containing protein; translated protein: MTRVNDESLAMGELSGYIISYGKDPENLTEKVRIDSADTMEYTVTNLDNGTWYFTIQVEDVDGLISEPSQPVSKTIQG
- a CDS encoding CHASE2 domain-containing protein, encoding MTLDWMPIKTTPLTLGLPLLAILLLLQATTLPQRLDYWLYDTQITSTPAPVNDDVVIVAIDEKSLDHLGRWPWPRDTHARLIEKLDEAGAETIVFDILFPEPSAEDPTLAAAMTQHGRVVLPLYLSPPSHNYLISEQLPTSSLAAAASELGHAHVELDEDGVARGLYLLNGLGEQLWPSLALAASERHGNIAAPSGSDAPPAFMNVRKHYRAVPMAGGAGTLPTYSYAEVLSAPSSPGLFEGKTIFVGATAPGFGDILPTPFSGLNRPMPGVEFHANTYSALVSDELIRALPEEASLAIAVLAIALLSLLLPRMRPARTLGLCLAIAVAVIIGHTALLYGAELWLPVSHALLMPLLAFPLSSGLRLAMTNRFLNRQLDDLARGPQVHLPEPSRRHPTQLLEHFRALLQPEGWWLSEGNEVYTACRLTADDIPTLEQGRWTHASNQSWLSLRRYGRDYTLGLLLPNDISREAIQRYLRRLSLASEDTGLRPAQPRENVSARIERVRVATERMNNMQKFIRRSFERMPDGIIVTDELGVIRFANGHIEEWFQEPMPSLSGLPLTRLLEGHDPRETPPWHETVSETLTLNQSRTVDLRIREKDFLIHFAPFSLPESHQSGIIANISDISELREQQRQHREAIDFISHDVRSPLVSQLALIEQLKRNPGQIEPAQLEQLGRLARRSYHLAEEFVQLARAEQLTETRFYECEFLAIVENARDSVSEQAAEKGIQLVLQGTEDLWLRGNAELLERAVINLLTNAVQYSPRGSTVNIQVFLAGHQACLTVSDEGSGIAPEELPHLFDRYRRQKSSELSGIHGTGLGLSFVNVVVEKHRGEISVSSEIGEGSAFTLKLPVTNPLGHS